Proteins found in one Candidatus Tisiphia endosymbiont of Beris chalybata genomic segment:
- a CDS encoding S9 family peptidase, protein MNQLNKLITLIILLMSTFMSTSPAFSSSPILNGLQELDFIVSGERAERTTKYVSTRNHDKMKKQLLKGEEYPLLIPRKVLFGNPDKLAVQFSHDGKYLSYLAPKDGIVNIWVATVGNLKEAIAITNEKERPINNYFWAYNNKDILYLYDEKGDENYRLYKCNIDTKKTELLTPKTAVKAQLIGTSINYPNEILIGLNDRDKRYFDVYKLNLITLQKELIFKNDSFFNIVADNNLQIRVVSSPTQEGGADYYQLKENKLEHFMTVAMEDMVVIVNFDQTNNNIYLLDNRNSNTMVLKLHNLLTGQEEIIAKNDLVDLAIGTRHPMNRTIQTVRVNYDKISEQILDKTIEKDIKYLTNFHKGNLYITSRTLDDSMWIVAYQSDTVPLKYYQYNRHSTKAEPLFTSRPDLAQYNLLSMHPVIIKSRDGLDLVSYLTFAAGTTLDSANKPSHKSPLIIYVHGGPHARDEWGSNIVHQWLANRGYSVLSINYRGSTGFGKDFINAANLEWGNKMHHDLIDGVNWALANNITDKDKIAIMGGSYGGYATLVGLTMTPEVFACGVDLVGPSNLLTLINSVPPYWEPALNRLKKTIGPWDTEEEKEFLHQRSPLTFAANITKPLFIAQGANDPRVKQAESDQIVNVMNQANIPVIYALYEDEGHGFARPENRLSYYALVEHFLGRILGGQVEDIGDDLQGANLILNKQKMLNKETVKSILDQMIR, encoded by the coding sequence ATGAATCAATTAAACAAACTAATCACCTTAATAATTCTATTAATGAGTACCTTTATGTCAACAAGCCCAGCGTTTTCTTCTTCCCCTATACTCAATGGATTGCAAGAGTTGGATTTTATTGTGAGTGGTGAGCGCGCGGAGCGTACAACTAAGTACGTGAGCACGCGAAACCATGATAAAATGAAAAAACAACTCTTGAAAGGCGAAGAGTATCCTCTACTTATTCCTCGGAAAGTACTATTTGGTAACCCAGATAAGCTTGCCGTTCAATTCAGTCATGATGGCAAATATCTAAGCTATTTAGCTCCTAAAGATGGTATAGTTAATATTTGGGTTGCTACGGTAGGTAATCTTAAAGAGGCAATAGCTATAACTAATGAAAAAGAGCGGCCAATTAATAACTATTTTTGGGCGTATAATAATAAAGATATTCTTTACCTATACGATGAAAAAGGCGATGAGAATTATCGGCTATATAAATGTAATATTGACACCAAAAAAACTGAGCTACTTACTCCGAAGACAGCTGTAAAGGCACAGTTAATAGGAACAAGTATTAACTACCCTAATGAAATTTTAATTGGTTTAAATGACCGTGATAAAAGATATTTTGATGTTTATAAATTAAATCTAATAACATTACAAAAAGAGCTTATTTTTAAAAATGATAGTTTTTTTAATATAGTTGCTGACAATAACCTACAAATACGTGTGGTTTCTTCTCCAACTCAAGAGGGGGGGGCTGACTATTATCAGCTCAAAGAGAATAAATTAGAACATTTCATGACAGTCGCTATGGAAGATATGGTCGTTATAGTCAATTTTGATCAAACCAATAATAATATTTATCTGCTTGATAATAGAAACAGTAATACTATGGTTTTAAAACTCCATAATCTATTGACTGGCCAGGAAGAAATAATTGCTAAAAATGATTTGGTAGATCTTGCTATTGGCACAAGACATCCAATGAATCGCACCATACAAACTGTAAGGGTTAATTACGATAAAATTAGCGAGCAGATATTGGATAAGACAATTGAAAAAGATATCAAATATTTAACTAATTTTCATAAAGGTAATTTATATATTACCAGCCGCACTTTAGATGATTCTATGTGGATAGTAGCCTATCAAAGTGATACAGTACCATTAAAATATTATCAATATAACCGGCACTCTACCAAGGCTGAACCACTATTTACTTCAAGGCCGGATTTAGCACAATATAATTTACTATCAATGCACCCGGTAATTATTAAATCACGTGATGGTCTTGATTTAGTCAGCTATCTAACTTTTGCAGCTGGTACCACCCTTGATAGTGCCAATAAACCGAGCCATAAATCTCCGCTTATTATTTATGTGCATGGTGGTCCTCATGCAAGAGATGAATGGGGGTCAAATATCGTACATCAGTGGCTAGCTAATCGCGGTTATAGCGTCCTTAGTATCAATTACCGTGGTTCAACTGGTTTTGGTAAAGATTTTATTAATGCTGCCAACCTGGAATGGGGAAATAAAATGCACCATGACTTAATTGATGGTGTGAACTGGGCTTTAGCTAATAATATTACAGATAAAGATAAAATTGCTATTATGGGAGGCAGCTACGGGGGATACGCCACTTTGGTAGGGTTGACTATGACGCCGGAGGTATTTGCTTGTGGAGTGGACTTAGTTGGTCCCTCTAACCTGTTAACTTTAATTAATAGTGTCCCTCCTTACTGGGAACCAGCCCTTAATAGGTTAAAAAAAACTATTGGTCCTTGGGATACTGAAGAGGAAAAAGAATTTTTACACCAGAGATCTCCTCTTACTTTTGCAGCTAATATTACAAAGCCTCTATTTATTGCACAAGGGGCTAACGATCCTAGAGTAAAACAGGCAGAATCAGATCAGATTGTGAATGTCATGAATCAGGCAAATATACCAGTAATTTATGCGCTATATGAAGATGAAGGGCATGGTTTTGCCAGGCCAGAAAATAGGTTATCATATTATGCTCTAGTAGAACATTTTCTTGGAAGAATTTTGGGCGGGCAAGTGGAAGATATAGGGGATGATTTACAAGGAGCAAATTTAATACTTAATAAACAGAAAATGTTAAATAAAGAAACTGTGAAATCAATCTTAGATCAAATGATCAGGTAG
- the mdh gene encoding malate dehydrogenase: MAKRVKISLIGGGNIGGVLAHLISLKELGDVVMFDITPGVPQGKTLDISQAASISGSDGSLRGTNNYQDIENSDVVIVTAGVPRKPGMSRDDLINVNSGIIKNIAANIRQYAPDAFVIVITNPLDVMVYVMLKESGLPHNRVVGMAGVLDSARFNLFLAQEFNVSVENVSSFVLGGHGDLMVPLIRYSTINGIPILDLVEMGWSTKQRIEEIVERTRNGGGEIVSLLKTGSAYFAPATSAIEMLESYLKDRRKILGCAAYLQGEYGVHDCYVGVPVVIGKNGIEKIVEIKLNAEEQDLFNQSVAGVKKLIELGSVKASI; the protein is encoded by the coding sequence ATGGCTAAAAGAGTGAAAATTTCTTTAATAGGAGGCGGAAATATAGGAGGAGTATTAGCTCACCTGATCAGCTTGAAGGAATTAGGTGATGTAGTAATGTTTGATATAACCCCAGGCGTACCTCAGGGTAAAACTCTTGATATATCCCAAGCAGCTTCTATATCAGGGTCCGATGGGTCTTTAAGAGGGACCAATAACTATCAGGATATAGAAAATTCAGATGTAGTAATTGTGACCGCGGGCGTGCCGCGTAAGCCGGGAATGAGCCGGGATGACTTAATTAATGTGAATAGCGGTATTATTAAAAATATAGCTGCTAATATTAGGCAGTATGCACCAGATGCTTTTGTAATTGTTATTACTAACCCTCTGGATGTTATGGTTTATGTAATGTTAAAGGAGAGTGGGCTACCTCATAATAGGGTAGTTGGGATGGCAGGGGTGCTTGATTCGGCAAGATTCAATTTATTTTTAGCGCAGGAATTTAATGTTTCGGTAGAGAATGTCAGCAGCTTTGTATTGGGGGGTCACGGGGACTTAATGGTCCCGTTAATTAGGTATTCCACTATTAATGGCATACCTATTTTAGATTTAGTAGAGATGGGGTGGTCAACGAAGCAGCGTATTGAGGAGATAGTAGAACGCACTAGAAATGGAGGAGGAGAAATTGTCTCCTTGCTTAAAACTGGTTCTGCTTACTTTGCTCCTGCCACCTCTGCAATTGAAATGTTAGAAAGTTACTTAAAAGATAGACGTAAAATATTAGGTTGTGCTGCCTATCTTCAAGGTGAATATGGCGTTCATGATTGTTACGTTGGCGTGCCAGTAGTAATCGGTAAAAATGGTATAGAAAAAATAGTAGAAATAAAATTAAACGCTGAAGAGCAAGATTTATTTAATCAATCGGTAGCAGGCGTAAAAAAGCTTATAGAATTAGGTTCTGTGAAGGCTTCTATCTAA
- the rho gene encoding transcription termination factor Rho, which yields MYQDNGIKPGSFIKDDVVTINLKQLKRKLPEELQLQAENLNIENASYLLKQELVFAILKKSVEQGGLILGEGVLEILPDGFGFLRSPEVNYLAGPDDIYISPSQIRRFGLRTGDTVEGQIRAPKPGERYFALLKVNKVNFEEPSKAYHRVHFDNLTPLYPEEKLSLEIENNNKDYSTRIIELVSPMGKGQRALIVAPPRTGKTVLLQNIAHAITTNNPEVFLIVLLIDERPEEVTDMQRSVRGEVVSSTFDEPASRHVQLAEMVIEKAKRLVEHKRDVVILVDAITRLARAYNTVVPSSGKVLTGGVDANALQRPKRFFGAARNIENGGSLTIIGTALIDTGSRMDEVIFEEFKGTGNSEIVLDRKIADKRIYPAIDITKSGTRKEELLVDESILPKMWVLRRIINPMGTIDAVEFLLDKLKNTKTNAEFFDSMNSNKLNGERTHG from the coding sequence AGTTATTTGCTAAAGCAAGAATTGGTTTTTGCTATACTCAAAAAATCTGTGGAGCAAGGAGGATTAATTCTCGGGGAAGGGGTCTTAGAGATTTTACCCGATGGGTTTGGTTTTCTCCGTTCCCCAGAGGTTAATTATTTAGCTGGTCCTGACGATATTTATATTTCCCCTAGTCAAATACGACGTTTCGGCTTACGTACTGGTGATACAGTAGAAGGACAAATTAGAGCTCCAAAGCCGGGGGAGCGATATTTTGCGTTATTAAAAGTTAATAAGGTAAATTTTGAAGAACCTTCTAAAGCTTATCATAGAGTCCATTTTGACAATTTAACTCCGCTTTATCCTGAAGAAAAATTATCATTAGAAATAGAGAATAATAATAAAGATTATAGTACTAGAATCATTGAATTGGTTTCTCCTATGGGTAAAGGTCAACGGGCTTTAATTGTCGCGCCCCCAAGGACAGGCAAAACCGTTTTATTACAAAATATAGCTCATGCAATTACTACTAATAACCCGGAAGTATTCTTAATTGTGTTATTAATTGATGAGCGCCCCGAGGAAGTAACTGATATGCAACGCTCAGTCAGGGGAGAGGTGGTTAGTTCAACTTTCGATGAACCAGCTAGCAGACACGTACAGCTTGCGGAAATGGTAATTGAGAAAGCAAAAAGATTAGTAGAACATAAAAGAGATGTAGTGATATTAGTTGATGCCATCACCAGGCTAGCCAGAGCATACAATACGGTAGTCCCCTCGTCTGGTAAAGTGCTTACAGGAGGAGTTGATGCTAATGCCTTGCAAAGGCCTAAACGTTTTTTTGGGGCTGCTAGGAATATTGAAAATGGTGGGTCATTGACCATAATAGGAACGGCGCTTATTGACACAGGGTCTCGCATGGATGAAGTGATTTTTGAAGAATTTAAAGGAACCGGTAATTCTGAAATAGTACTAGATCGTAAAATAGCTGATAAGCGAATTTATCCTGCGATCGACATAACGAAATCAGGGACGCGTAAGGAGGAATTGTTAGTTGACGAATCAATTTTACCCAAAATGTGGGTACTTCGGAGGATCATTAACCCAATGGGCACAATAGATGCAGTAGAATTTTTATTAGATAAACTAAAAAATACCAAGACAAACGCAGAATTTTTTGATTCAATGAATTCTAACAAATTAAATGGTGAGAGGACACATGGCTAA